The sequence TACGAGTCCTTTATGGACCCCAAATTGTAAACTTAAATCGGTATATAATCTTGATTGAAGAGCTTGTAAATCGCTTTCTCTTCGAGGATTAGGGGTTACTGTCCACGGTCCGTAATTATCAATTTGCATAACAGTTATTTGTATCATTTTTATCTCCTTCCTGAGATTATGTATTTATGCTAAACCATATACATTTTAATCATTGCACATTTTAATCATATGCTTATTATTACTTACTTTCATATATTTTATTTCCTATTATTTAATACCATAACATATTAATTATTTTTAATATTGTCTATTATATTTAATACCATTATTAATTTTATATTCAATATGTATAATATCATTACTTTTGAGGGTTTAAAAATTTAAATTTTCCATTATTATTGTAATATTAAAGCATTTTTTAATAATATCTTATACTATATATCCATTATTCTTTAAAATTCTTAACATAGTGATTTAAGATATTTTTTGCAAGTTCTTTTTTATTATCTATATTTTTCATAATAGTATTACATTTGAATATCTTAATTTTATTATCGATATTGCCTATATTATCAGTTTCATCGGTGTTATCAGTTTCGTCCATTATAAAAACATCTAATATATCGTTATATATTTCGTAGACACTTTTTGAACTGACATTATAACCTTTAGCTTTCATCAAAGTACCTGCAGGTCCACTAACTGGGTTATTACCAATTATTGGCGAAACTGCGTATACAATTTTGTTTTTTAAACATTCTCTAATTTTTGGAACACTTAATATAGGATTTATTGACGTAATGGGATTAGATGGACCAATGATTACAATATCACTATTTTCAATATCTATAAGGGCGTTTTCAACAGCATCGGCGTAGTTTGAGTTTTCATAGAATACATCTACTACTTTAGCATTTCCTCGCCTATTTACCCAAAAGTCGTGAAATTTTATTAATATATTTTTTTGATTTTCACATCCCTCATCAACGATTAAAATTTTAGTCTGAATTTTATCATTACTCATAGGATATATTTTAGTAGATATGCCGAGTCCTTCCCTAACGTCATCGATTATATCAGAAAGTTTAACGCCTTTTTTTATTAAAGTACTCTTGTAGGTTTTCAAAGCCCTGTCTTTGTCTCCAAT is a genomic window of Methanococcus voltae containing:
- the cofD gene encoding 2-phospho-L-lactate transferase; protein product: MNITPDKNENDKNNYNNLKITILSGGTGTPKLIQGFMEIEDLNKENVSIIVNTGEDNWIGDIYLTPDIDTVLYSLSNLINEETWYGVKNDTFYCHEQLKKYGFDEVLKIGDKDRALKTYKSTLIKKGVKLSDIIDDVREGLGISTKIYPMSNDKIQTKILIVDEGCENQKNILIKFHDFWVNRRGNAKVVDVFYENSNYADAVENALIDIENSDIVIIGPSNPITSINPILSVPKIRECLKNKIVYAVSPIIGNNPVSGPAGTLMKAKGYNVSSKSVYEIYNDILDVFIMDETDNTDETDNIGNIDNKIKIFKCNTIMKNIDNKKELAKNILNHYVKNFKE